A genomic segment from Triplophysa dalaica isolate WHDGS20190420 chromosome 22, ASM1584641v1, whole genome shotgun sequence encodes:
- the LOC130411434 gene encoding adhesion G-protein coupled receptor G4 gives MEELIKPLQALAIFFILSTITSRDGGSARAKSLWGKKVDFMQKDCGYWLLRPEYSIPSLDQFSVCVNIKRKINNSEWTAFMYLNPNKTETVLAVRGHGSELNILMFGRVWYTSPVVTLGNWHSICVTWSGLMLAPNVYVNGTVMSLTFKSEDPMYPNCCRLAPNGTLTLAVAHHFVKDMMVFEKGTELKGSLSLFRLWGTVRTQQQILDLACIDGNILHWEARIWDKGQDCVPVQDLALQCDWTFYEVEVTIIILRKDGNKTNDYDARDISHQWLGAVLPSHISLHKVSVSALSSNKRSSRNAEQGTKHLWSTHPGISQFVCKAILNVFPDADVGKMQDEVLGILEMPYSNEYCYLNTDPDFIFIYPLEDLWPDTSSAVTGQTTTFQAPSTTDSVTTERTTATSPMMKTTVTESYSTSKEASTTVLISTTSIKTTFTASPMTTEETSVSSISTMSSSYITTTAPYTETTLADSSTTIAEVLSSTTSQILTVTPCPLLISTVGAKSDSFFKVALTVNITGFNYNPEKIIQSWLNKSFSCEDISVLNFKLSSTRTHEQPKSVEEYTKSSRAVEEHFPFSVTSCTFQTKVTTSLNNEETKEQIQKLLDQPYISGAIYLDARPEDILIYPIDPGSCPGHRHHTRQGLFTWPETAAERTAEHSCRGNPGKKAYRKCMLDAVSNKALWRTPDLMLCHVVVNSMSDLEDITITADNAEDILIMIEDILHENTVLNELEIETVLKKLSDVINVSVITQQLGEVIINITSDILESESNLLPFTNSILNITEAVGDQMFGFTGQSSSLVAPALAISVVNIDPTNFHNLTFGVSSTNKGSYTEIYINKDPFDGTVAFILLPSVIQENFPILNHTSPRIQFQFYGVPTLFQTKGDAEGKQLNTYVVSASVTNSTGTIQNLKEYVVVTLHHLKAKTHDQDVQCVYWDFNKNDGYGGWNPNGCWTYNVSKDYTTCLCDHLTHFGVLLDVSRTPIDEKNEKILTLITYMGCGVSSCFLGITVLTYSLLEKLRRDYPSKILLNLCLALLGLNMIFLLNSWISSFGIYGLCIAVAMTLHYFLLSSFTWMGLGAVNMYLALVKVFNVYVPSYILKFCFLGWGIPLIICGLILAVKRDAYGMITSSDSQMTLDDSDMFCWVQNDIVFYVSVVSYIALILLCNSAIFLVVLIQIRNMQVNQPAGTRSGLSKDLRAVASLTFLLGLTWALAFLAWGPVKVFLLYLFAILNSLQGFFIFVFHCLMKENVRKQWRVHLCCGVFKLQDYSEWTQTAMEVTKPKPTPPNKFPFIASVRSIKSNSTQSSSVSSEYSQHQASITGPNMDFVYDNSLVIPRARTGLMHPATGSGHDLFPKLTKDGLDIDIYNK, from the exons ATGGAGGAACTCATTAAACCGCTTCAAGCTTTAGCAATCTTCTTTATTCTAAGCACAATAACATCGAGGGATGGAG GTTCTGCCAGAGCTAAAAGTTTGTGGGGGAAGAAGGTTGACTTCATGCAGAAAGATTGCGGTTACTGGCTGTTGAGACCTGAGTACTCCATCCCTTCTCTGGACCAGTTCAGCGTGTGTGTCAATATAAAAAGGAAGATCAACAACTCCGAATGGACCGCATTCATGTACCTGAACCCTAATAAGACAGAGACAGTGCTCGCTGTGAGAGGTCATGGGTCAGAACTCAACATCTTGATGTTCGGAAGAGTGTGGTACACATCTCCTGTGGTAACCTTGGGAAACTGGCATTCAATCTGCGTTACCTGGTCCGGGTTAATGTTGGCGCCAAACGTCTATGTCAATGGCACAGTTATGTCTTTGACATTTAAGTCTGAAGATCCTATGTACCCGAACTGCTGCAGGCTGGCCCCTAATGGCACTCTAACTTTAGCTGTTGCTCACCATTTTGTCAAGGATATGATGGTCTTTGAGAAAGGCACTGAACTGAAAGGTAGTTTAAGTTTGTTCAGGTTGTGGGGAACGGTACGTACACAACAGCAAATATTGGACTTGGCCTGTATTGATGGTAATATACTGCACTGGGAGGCAAGAATTTGGGACAAAGGCCAGGACTGTGTGCCTGTACAAGACCTTGCGTTACAGTGTG ATTGGACTTTTTATGAGGTTGAAGTTACAATTATCATTCTTCGCAAAGATGGTAACAAAACGAACGATTATGATGCTCGGGATATTTCACATCAGTGG CTGGGAGCTGTTTTGCCATCGCACATAAGTCTGCATAAAGTTTCAGTGTCTGCGTTGAG CTCTAACAAGCGCTCGAGTAGAAATGCGGAG CAGGGCACAAAACATCTGTGGTCCACCCATCCCGGAATCAGCCA GTTTGTTTGTAAGGCTATTCTGAATGTGTTTCCTGATGCTGATGTTGGAAAAATGCAGGATGAAGTGTTGGGTATCTTGGAGATGCCTTACAGTAATGAATACTGCTATCTTAACACAGACCCTGATTTCATCTTCATATACCCTCTTG AGGATCTCTGGCCAGACACATCATCAGCAGTCACTGGACAAACCACAACCTTTCAGGCACCGTCCACAACCGATAGTGTTACTACTGAAAGAACAACAGCCACAAGCCCCATGATGAAAACAACTGTAACAGAAAGTTATTCCACTAGCAAAGAAGCCTCGACAACAG TTTTGATCTCCACAACATCTATAAAAACAACCTTTACAGCATCTCCTATGACAACTGAGGAAACAAGTGTATCCTCAATATCAACAATGTCAAGttcataca TCACTACCACTGCACCATATACAGAAACCACTTTAGCCGACAGTTCCACCACAATAGCAGAAGTTTTATCTTCCACAACCAGTCAAATATTAACAGTAACCCCATGCCCTTTACTAATTTCAACTGTTGGAGCAAAATCAG ACAGCTTTTTCAAAGTTGCCCTCACGGTGAATATCACTGGATTCAACTATAATCCTGAAAAAATCATTCAATCCTGG CTTAACAAAAGTTTCTCTTGTGAAGATATATCTGTTCTGAACTTTAAACTCTCATCCACCAGGACACATGAACAACCAAAAAG CGTGGAAGAATATACAAAATCATCCAGAGCAGTGGAGGAG CATTTCCCGTTCTCAGTAACCAG CTGCACCTTTCAAACTAAGGTAACAACCTCCTTGAACAACGAAGAGACAAAAGAGCAGATTCAAAAGCTTTTGGACCAACCTTACATCAGTGGAGCAATATATCTGGATGCTCGACCCGAGGACATTTTAATCTATCCTATTG ACCCAGGGTCTTGTCCTGGACACAGACATCACACCAGACAGGGGCTTTTTACCTGGCCGGAAACTGCAGCTGAGCGCACGGCTGAACATTCATGCAGGGGAAATCCTGGAAAGAAGGCTTACAGAAAATG CATGCTGGATGCAGTTTCCAACAAAGCTCTTTGGAGAACTCCAGACTTGATGCTGTGTCATGTGGTGGTCAACAGTATGTCAGATCTAGAAGACATTACAATTACTGCAG ACAACGCAGAAGATATTCTCATTATGATCGAAGACATACTGCATGAGAACACAGTTCTGAATGAGCTTGAGATCGAAACCGTGCTGAAAAAACTGTCTGATGTGATAAATGTCAGTGTCATCACTCAGCAATTGGGAGAGGTCATTATAAACATCACATCTGACATACTGGAGTCTGAAAGCAACCTGCTTCCTTTCACCAACAG TATTCTGAACATCACAGAGGCAGTTGGAGACCAGATGTTCGGTTTCACCGGCCAGTCCAGCAGTTTAGTAGCTCCTGCCTTGGCAATATCAGTGGTCAATATTGACCCAACAAATTTCCACAACCTCACATTCGGAGTTTCATCTACTAACAAAGGCAGTTACACTGAG ATTTATATCAACAAGGACCCTTTTGATGGTACAGTGGCCTTCATCTTGCTACCCTCTGTAATACAAGAAAACTTTCCTATCCTTAATCACACCAGCCCTCGCATTCAGTTTCAGTTTTATGGCGTTCCAACTCTCTTTCAGACTAAG GGTGACGCAGAAGGAAAACAACTGAACACTTATGTTGTGTCTGCAAGTGTAACTAATTCTACGGGTACCATCCAAAACTTGAAGGAGTATGTTGTTGTTACTCTGCACCATTTAAAGGCCAAGACA CATGACCAGGATGTGCAGTGTGTATACTGGGATTTCAATAAGAATG ATGGATATGGTGGATGGAATCCAAACGGATGCTGGACATATAATGTCAGCAAAGATTACACAACCTGCCTGTGTGACCACCTGACTCATTTTGGAGTTCTGCTG GATGTGTCCAGAACTCCCATTGATGAGAAGAATGAAAAGATCCTAACTCTCATTACTTACATGGGCTGTGGTGTGTCTTCTTGTTTTCTGGGGATCACAGTGCTAACATACAGTCTCTTAGA gAAACTGAGAAGAGACTACCCATCCAAGATTCTGTTAAACCTGTGTCTCGCTTTACTCGGACTCAACATGATATTCCTGCTGAACTCCTGGATCTCATCTTTTGGGATCTATGGCCTCTGCATTGCTGTGGCAATGACTTTACACTATTTCTTATTGTCATCCTTTACATGGATGGGCCTGGGAGCTGTAAATATGTACTTGGCTTTGGTCAAAGTATTTAATGTGTATGTGCCCTCATACATCTTGAAATTCTGCTTTCTTGGATGGG GTATTCCACTAATAATATGTGGCTTGATACTGGCTGTGAAGAGAGATGCATATGGAATGATCACTTCCAGTGATTCCCAAATGACATTGGATGATTCAGATATGTT TTGCTGGGTGCAAAATGACATTGTGTTTTACGTGTCGGTGGTGAGCTACATAGCCCTCATACTCCTATGCAACAGCGCTATCTTCTTAGTGGTTCTGATCCAGATACGAAACATGCAGGTCAATCAGCCCGCCGGGACTCGGAGTGGTCTCTCGAAAGACCTGCGTGCAGTCGCAAGCCTCACCTTTCTGCTGGGTCTCACCTGGGCTCTGGCATTTCTTGCATGGGGTCCTGTCAAAGTGTTTCTTCTCTACCTGTTCGCCATACTCAATAGCCTTCAAG GattctttatatttgtgttcCACTGCCTCATGAAGGAAAATGTACGTAAGCAATGGAGAGTGCATCTATGCTGTGGGGTTTTCAAGCTGCAAGACTACTCTG AATGGACTCAAACAGCAATGGAGGTTACCAAGCCTAAACCCACTCCACCAAATAAGTTCCCTTTTATTGCATCTGTGAGATCCATCAAGTCTAATTCAACCCAGAGCTCATCGGTTTCCTCAGAATACAGCCAACATCAAGCGTCTATCACAGGACCCAACATGG ATTTTGTATATGACAACAGTTTGGTAATACCAAGGGCCAGGACAGGACTGATGCATCCAGCCACAGGAAGTGGACATGATTTGTTCCCAAAGCTGACAAAGGATGGCTTAGACAtagacatttataataaataa
- the htatsf1 gene encoding HIV Tat-specific factor 1, which yields MSGDSDGNKEFHEQLRLQQLYGQGAEGKNDPYTFVDPEDGTAYDWDHEKRAWFPKINDDFIAAYQANYGFNEEGVPDPAAAESLPGKPEEPKKPKEPMKPDEPMTSDESSDAGKAKAEKRKADPGWFEVEKAKNTNVYVTGLPPDITPDEFVEVMSRCGIILRDPITEEYKIKLYKDKQGNQKGDGLCCYLKIESVALAVRLLDETEIRGYKLHVEEARFELKGDYDASKKKKKNKDYRKRLQQQQKQLDWRPEKAGEVRKRHEKVVIIRNMFHPSDFEEDPLELNEYRDDLRTECEKFGQARKVIIFDRHPDGVASVSFKETEEADACLAALNGRWFGGRQLSAQLWDGVTDYQVEETSREREERLKGWSTFLGVENATADSSKGETHSAENKNTTTQVIEEQAQQEEQKEEHKGEQSEGGEKEKGDTEGGMASTDSSLAGSDDEDV from the exons ATGAGCGGAGACTCGGACGGTAATAAAGAGTTTCACGAACAGCTCCGTTTGCAGCAGCTGTATGGACAGGGGGCAGAAGGTAAAAATGATCCATACACCTTTGTCGATCCAGAAGACGGAACTGCGTATGACTGGGACCATGAAAAGCGGGCGTGGTTTCCAAAG atAAATGATGACTTCATTGCAGCATATCAAGCAAATTATGGGTTCAATGAAGAAGGTGTCCCTGATCCGGCTGCTGCTGAATCTCTTCCTGGCAAACCAGAAGAGCCCAAGAAACCAAAGGAACCTATGAAACCAGATGAACCGATGACATCAGATGAGAGTTCCGACGCAGGAAAAGCTAAAGcagaaaagagaaaagcagATCCAG GCTGGTTTGAAGTTGAAAAGgctaaaaacacaaatgtctaTGTGACAG GTCTTCCTCCAGACATAACTCCTGATGAATTTGTAGAGGTCATGTCCAGATGTGGAATCATCCTGCGTGATCCGATCACAGAGGAATATAAAATCAAGCTCTATAAGGACAAGCAGGGGAACCAAAAAGGAGATGGACTTTGTTGCTACCTGAAG ATAGAGTCTGTGGCTCTCGCCGTGCGCCTCTTGGATGAGACAGAGATTCGTGGCTACAAACTGCACGTGGAGGAAGCGAGATTCGAGCTCAAAGGAGACTATGATGCcagcaagaaaaagaaaaagaacaagGACTATCGCAAGAGGCTCCAGCAGCAACAAAA ACAGTTGGATTGGAGGCCGGAGAAGGCCGGGGAGGTTCGCAAAAGGCATGAAAAAGTTGTCATCATTCGAAACATGTTTCATCCAAGCGATTTTGAG GAGGATCCTCTCGAGCTGAATGAGTACAGAGACGACCTCCGAACAGAATGCGAGAAATTCGGCCAAGCGAGGAAGGTCATCATTTTTGAT AGGCACCCTGATGGAGTGGCCTCCGtttcttttaaagaaactgaagaGGCGGATGCATGTTTGGCCGCCCTGAATGGACGCTGGTTTGGAGGGAGGCAGCTATCAGCACAGCTGTGGGATGGTGTTACTGACTACCAG GTTGAAGAAACATCACGAGAGCGAGAAGAGAGATTGAAGGGCTGGTCCACTTTCCTGGGTGTCGAGAATGCCACAGCAGACTCTTCCAAGGGAGAAACGCATagtgcagaaaataaaaacacaaccacACAAGTTATAGAAGAACAGGCCCAACAGGAGGAGCAGAAGGAAGAGCACAAGGGAGAACAATCGGAGGGGGGTGAGAAAGAGAAGGGGGACACGGAAGGAGGAATGGCATCAACCGACAGCAGTTTAGCAGGAAGTGACGATGAAGATGTGTAG
- the si:ch73-52f15.5 gene encoding transcription cofactor vestigial-like protein 1, giving the protein MMADEKSKDPPQLFTYYQGDINTAVDEHFFRALNKATIPKDLTTKAKDSKRTFKSDLPQSSWAYPYNSSKLSQLTPVDNAPQSQGVIMNPPGSSSSSLWTSSSRQGTAFELPQMLYPQPNVPQSSPNTYLNLLQMDRPAGGIMISPFSKSDARPEWNAGTAYKDIPGSRMGLDSGVPVTETSKDLYWY; this is encoded by the exons ATGATGGCAGATGAGAAGTCTAAAGATCCTCCTCAGCTTTTCACTTACTATCAAGGCGATATCAACACTGCCGTGGATGAGCACTTCTTCCGTGCCCTGAACAAGGCCACCATACCAAAAGACTTGACCACGAAAGCTAAAGACAGCAAAAGGACCTTCAAATCTG ATCTCCCCCAGTCATCATGGGCATACCCCTACAACTCCTCAAAGCTGTCCCAGCTGACACCCGTTGACAATGCACCTCAATCCCAGGGGGTTATTATGAATCCCCCtggatcatcatcatcatcactctGGACTTCTTCATCCAGACAGGGTACAGCCTTTGAACTTCCTCAAATGCTGTACCCACAGCCCAACGTTCCTCAGAGCAGCCCCAACACTTACCTGAACCTCTTACAAATGGATCGGCCCGCAGGGGGCATCATGATCTCTCCCTTTTCAAAATCAGATGCCAGGCCAGAATGGAATGCTGGCACAGCCTATAAAGACATACCTGGAAGCAGAATGGGCCTTGATTCAG gTGTGCCTGTCACAGAAACCAGTAAGGATTTGTACTGGTATTGA
- the fgf13b gene encoding fibroblast growth factor 13b isoform X1, with protein sequence MSGKALLKTKEDKDATKEPQLKGIVTKLYSRQGFHLQLQADGTIDSTKEEDNNYAIFNLIPVGLRVVAIQGVQTKLYLAMNNEGYLYTSEHFTPECKFKESVFENYYVTYSSMIYRQQQSGRAWYLGLNKEGQIMKGNHVKKTKPAAHFIPKPLKVAMYREPSLHDLTESSRSGSGTPTKSRSASAMLNGGKTLSQHGST encoded by the exons ATGAGCGGGAAAGCATTGCTCAAGACTAAAGAAGACAAGGATGCAACCAAGG AGCCCCAGCTCAAGGGGATCGTCACCAAGCTCTACAGTCGTCAAGGTTTTCATCTTCAACTACAGGCTGATGGGACCATTGACAGTACAAAGGAGGAAGATAACAATTATG CTATTTTCAACCTCATCCCTGTTGGGCTACGGGTGGTGGCCATACAGGGTGTCCAGACAAAGCTCTACCTGGCCATGAACAATGAAGGCTACCTGTACACCTCT GAGCACTTCACGCCAGAGTGCAAATTTAAAGAGTCCGTGTTTGAGAACTATTACGTGACCTACTCGTCAATGATCTATAGGCAGCAGCAGTCAGGCCGAGCCTGGTACCTGGGTCTCAACAAAGAAGGTCAAATCATGAAGGGCAACCACGTAAAGAAGACCAAGCCGGCTGCCCACTTCATCCCCAAACCTCTCAAAG TTGCTATGTACAGAGAGCCGTCACTCCACGATCTGACCGAGTCGTCGCGCTCGGGAAGCGGCACCCCGACCAAGAGCCGGAGCGCCTCGGCCATGCTCAACGGCGGCAAGACTTTGAGCCAGCACGGGTCAACATAA
- the fgf13b gene encoding fibroblast growth factor 13b isoform X2, which produces MSGKALLKTKEDKDATKVFTVQDGKEYILLREESSQSFAVDQKENSPFHNKCQELFCCPFWNFFILKKKENIEEPQLKGIVTKLYSRQGFHLQLQADGTIDSTKEEDNNYAIFNLIPVGLRVVAIQGVQTKLYLAMNNEGYLYTSEHFTPECKFKESVFENYYVTYSSMIYRQQQSGRAWYLGLNKEGQIMKGNHVKKTKPAAHFIPKPLKVAMYREPSLHDLTESSRSGSGTPTKSRSASAMLNGGKTLSQHGST; this is translated from the exons ATGAGCGGGAAAGCATTGCTCAAGACTAAAGAAGACAAGGATGCAACCAAGG TATTTACAGTTCAAGATGGCAAGGAGTACATTCTCTTGCGGGAGGAGTCAAGTCAGTCTTTTGCAGTAGATCAGAAAGAAAACTCTCCATTTCATAATAAATGTCAGGAACTCTTTTGCTGTCCGTTTTGGAACTTCTTCAttctaaagaaaaaagagaatatTGAAG AGCCCCAGCTCAAGGGGATCGTCACCAAGCTCTACAGTCGTCAAGGTTTTCATCTTCAACTACAGGCTGATGGGACCATTGACAGTACAAAGGAGGAAGATAACAATTATG CTATTTTCAACCTCATCCCTGTTGGGCTACGGGTGGTGGCCATACAGGGTGTCCAGACAAAGCTCTACCTGGCCATGAACAATGAAGGCTACCTGTACACCTCT GAGCACTTCACGCCAGAGTGCAAATTTAAAGAGTCCGTGTTTGAGAACTATTACGTGACCTACTCGTCAATGATCTATAGGCAGCAGCAGTCAGGCCGAGCCTGGTACCTGGGTCTCAACAAAGAAGGTCAAATCATGAAGGGCAACCACGTAAAGAAGACCAAGCCGGCTGCCCACTTCATCCCCAAACCTCTCAAAG TTGCTATGTACAGAGAGCCGTCACTCCACGATCTGACCGAGTCGTCGCGCTCGGGAAGCGGCACCCCGACCAAGAGCCGGAGCGCCTCGGCCATGCTCAACGGCGGCAAGACTTTGAGCCAGCACGGGTCAACATAA